One Megalopta genalis isolate 19385.01 chromosome 5, iyMegGena1_principal, whole genome shotgun sequence DNA window includes the following coding sequences:
- the LOC117222479 gene encoding venom acid phosphatase Acph-1: MSTIRSATAFLAVLFLANLVRCDLDLQMLHVVFRHGDKVPHREFQNYPSDPYKDYSYYPMGNGDLTNQGKLREYRIGTMLRERYDQYFGPDYWPEKIYARSTEVPRTQLSLQLVLAGLFPPSEMQTWNPHLPWIPASTFFVPHDTDNLLFPHHCPRYREEYGKFLKLQSTQDILGKYSSVFNYLTQRSGKVVNTTSEVTYLYNLFKEQIAQNLSIPEWTNTVYPTPMKELVALDFKLRSTTPTLKRLNGGMLLRKMVEDIKLYMAGKLEPYDRKAFLFGAHEMNVAAVARALGLNEPVIPAYGSTMILETLRDRKKSYFIRVLYWTGVSEQLKIQTMPGCTELCPLDQFLDIVKDVLPSDEEYNCSPIEIIDNTGKIEKEPRCSSAANAAQSFGRPWFYLLPLAPFVLLSVHSINR, from the exons ATGTCGACGATACGATCCGCGACGGCGTTCCTCGCCGTTCTGTTCCTCGCCAATTTGGTCCGCTGTGACTTGGATTTGCAGATGCTCCACGTG GTATTCCGACATGGTGACAAAGTGCCGCATCGGGAGTTTCAAAATTATCCCAGTGATCCTTACAAGGACTATTCGTACTATCCCATGGGCAACGGGGACCTGACGAAC CAAGGTAAGCTGCGCGAGTACAGGATAGGCACAATGCTCCGTGAGCGTTACGATCAATATTTCGGGCCAGATTATTGGCCGGAGAAGATCTACGCCCGATCAACGGAGGTACCAAGGACTCAATTGTCTCTACAGCTAGTTCTGGCTGGATTATTCCCGCCCTCGGAGATGCAGACCTGGAATCCCCATCTACCCTGGATTCCGGCGTCCACGTTCTTCGTGCCCCATGATACTGACAATCTCCTATTCCCGCATCACTGTCCCAG GTACAGGGAAGAATACGGCAAGTTCCTGAAACTGCAGAGCACGCAGGACATACTCGGGAAATACAGTAGCGTGTTCAATTATCTAACCCAACGCAGCGGGAAAGTGGTGAACACCACGTCCGAAGTGACTTATCTGTACAACTTGTTCAAGGAGCAG ATCGCCCAGAATCTGAGCATCCCAGAATGGACCAATACAGTCTATCCAACTCCGATGAAAGAGTTAGTGGCGTTGGACTTCAAACTCAGGTCGACCACGCCGACGCTGAAACGTTTGAACGGAG GCATGCTGTTACGAAAAATGGTCGAGGACATTAAATTGTACATGGCGGGCAAATTAGAGCCGTACGATAGAAAAGCTTTCCTCTTTGGAGCCCACGAAATGAACGTGGCTGCTGTCGCAAGAGCTTTAGGGTTGAATGAACCTGTCATACCTGCGTACGGGTCTACAATGATTTTGGAGACGCTGCGCGACAGGAAGAAAAGTTACTTCATTCGT GTTCTATACTGGACCGGAGTTTCGGAGCAACTGAAAATTCAGACGATGCCTGGTTGCACGGAACTTTGCCCATTGGATCAGTTCCTCGACATAGTGAAAGACGTGCTGCCAAGCGACGAAGAGTACAATTGCAGCCCCATCGAAATAATCGATAACACGGGCAAAATAGAAAAAGAGCCTAGGTGTTCCTCGGCAGCGAACGCGGCCCAATCGTTCGGCAGACCATGGTTCTATCTATTGCCACTTGCTCCATTTGTGCTCCTCTCCGTGCACAGCATCAACCGTTGA